In Chelmon rostratus isolate fCheRos1 chromosome 9, fCheRos1.pri, whole genome shotgun sequence, the following proteins share a genomic window:
- the tmem255a gene encoding transmembrane protein 255A, with the protein MPPAQSLQSSGLTLSETSMGSFKRRKRKSIIVTVMLLIVSVLILIFGLAATTRTQNITVGGYYPGVILGFGSFLGIIGAHLIENKRQMLVASIVFISFGVVAAFCCAIVDGVFAARHIDLRPLYAGRCDYHSSETASDRDVPCQTSSRTPCNLRVKSNTCYCCDLYNCGKEHPLMGLQNKDVLKKFRKSSMIWKASRVEVIGGYHEYTDVKSCQDVVHLYHLLWSATILNIVALFLGIITAAVLGGFKDMTPSAASESTSEPEAITAPVPLEPPPPTTSLNSYYNTAPCLPPYTAYDVQGSYLFPDSSGLSDDSQSGASHLWPTMVPPRYSPPHNHPDEKPPPYSP; encoded by the exons GCTCCTttaagaggaggaagaggaaatccATAATAGTGACGGTGATGCTGCTCATTGTATCTGTGCTCATCCTCATCTTTGGCCTGGCAGCGACCACCAGGACGCAGAACATCACGGTGGGCGGCTACTACCCAGGAGTCATT ctggGCTTTGGCTCTTTTCTGGGAATTATCGGCGCTCATTTGATAGAGAACAAGAGGCAGATG TTAGTGGCGTCTATTGTCTTCATCAGTTTCGGAGTGGTGGCTGCCTTCTGCTGTGCGATTGTCGATGGAGTTTTTGCTGCAAGGCACATT GACCTGAGGCCTCTGTATGCAGGTCGTTGTGACTATCACTCCAGTGAGACTGCATCTGACCGCGAT GTGCCCTGTCAGACATCATCACGCACGCCCTGTAACCTGCGCGTGAAGAGCAACACCTGTTACTGCTGCGACCTCTACAACTGTGGGAA AGAACATCCTCTTATGGGACTTCAGAATAAAGATGTTTTGAAAAAGTTTAGGAAATCATCCATGATTTGGAA GGCTAGCCGTGTAGAGGTGATTGGAGGCTACCATGAATACACAGATGTGAAGAGCTGCCAGGACGTGGTGCACCTCTATCACCTGTTATGGTCCGCTACCATCCTCAACATCGTGGCCCTCTTTCTGGGCATCATTACTGCTGCAGTGCTGGGAGGTTTCAAAGACATG actccctctgctgcctcagagAGTACATCTGAACCAGAGGCCATCACAGCTCCAGTTCCCTTAGAGCCTCCTCCACCCACCACTTCCCTCAACTCGTACTACAACACTGCCCCCTGCCTGCCGCCTTACACTGCCTATGACGTGCAG GGCTCCTACTTGTTCCCTGACTCCTCAGGCCTGTCAGATGACTCCCAGTCTGGAGCCAGCCACCTGTGGCCCACGATGGTCCCTCCACGCTACTCTCCTCCTCACAACCATCCTGATGAGAAGCCCCCACCGTACAGCCCGTAA